One window of the Paracoccus zhejiangensis genome contains the following:
- the tssG gene encoding type VI secretion system baseplate subunit TssG codes for MADDDRHPRTDLTPGPAEASAPEIANMDFFELLRQLETATLRFGRAGGAATEPARLSQQPRQSFAVSDLAEFTPGGEGQPPRIAVNLLGLIGPEGPMPLHLTRWIIARQSSRWFAGAESGGASADTSFLDFINMLQHRMMALYWRAWGDARSSVQLAHGDGGQVVAMMRTLAGIGLPGSRGDDARLDGSKLRHATSLAQEVRGPDRLTSFLQSVLGVPVTLGEFVGVWLDIPDHLQTRVGVQHNHLGAGAMVGARRFDRQSRAEIRLGPLSRAEFDRFTDDPQIRARLRHALVFAQGNDIDFDVRLILAADEVPHARLGACRLGLTTWIDPMKGRDADDLCYTRVNGDTSAAGMKGAA; via the coding sequence ATGGCCGATGACGACCGGCACCCGCGCACTGATCTGACCCCCGGTCCGGCAGAGGCGTCGGCGCCCGAGATCGCCAACATGGATTTCTTCGAGCTTCTGCGGCAGCTCGAAACCGCGACCCTGCGCTTTGGCCGGGCCGGCGGCGCGGCCACGGAGCCGGCGCGACTGTCGCAGCAGCCACGGCAATCCTTCGCGGTCAGCGACCTGGCCGAATTCACCCCGGGCGGCGAGGGCCAGCCGCCGCGCATCGCCGTCAATCTTCTGGGCCTGATCGGCCCCGAAGGCCCGATGCCCCTGCACCTGACCCGCTGGATCATCGCCCGCCAGTCGAGCCGATGGTTCGCCGGGGCGGAAAGCGGCGGCGCCTCGGCGGATACCTCGTTCCTCGATTTCATCAACATGCTGCAGCACCGGATGATGGCGCTTTACTGGCGGGCCTGGGGCGATGCGCGCTCGTCGGTTCAGCTGGCCCATGGCGATGGCGGCCAGGTGGTGGCGATGATGCGCACGCTGGCCGGGATCGGCCTGCCCGGGAGCCGGGGCGATGATGCGCGGCTCGACGGCTCGAAGCTCAGGCACGCGACCTCGCTGGCGCAGGAGGTGCGCGGACCCGACCGGCTGACCTCGTTCCTGCAATCGGTGCTGGGAGTGCCGGTGACGCTGGGGGAATTCGTCGGCGTCTGGCTGGACATCCCCGACCACCTGCAGACCCGCGTGGGCGTGCAGCACAACCATCTTGGGGCCGGGGCCATGGTGGGGGCCCGCCGCTTCGACCGCCAGTCGCGCGCCGAGATCCGGCTTGGCCCCCTGTCGCGGGCCGAGTTCGACCGCTTCACCGATGACCCGCAGATCCGCGCGCGGCTGCGCCACGCGCTGGTCTTTGCGCAGGGCAACGATATCGATTTCGACGTGCGCCTGATCCTGGCCGCGGATGAGGTCCCCCACGCCCGGCTCGGTGCCTGCCGCCTTGGCCTGACCACGTGGATCGATCCGATGAAGGGCCGCGATGCCGATGATCTCTGCTATACTCGGGTCAACGGGGACACTTCGGCAGCCGGCATGAAAGGTGCGGCATGA
- the tssF gene encoding type VI secretion system baseplate subunit TssF gives MDRVFLDYYEEELQHIRSLATEFAALHPNVARNLSMDAIPCPDPYVERLLEGVAFLAARTRLKVDAESSRHVRDMIDALYPDLAGPAPAMTIAEFAPGPQVDVMLDGHAVRRGTRLVSALREGTRTRCTYTTAQAVQMWPLRLVSADYLQDKGALMQAGLSERVARTANAGLRLKIARRGVGPLSELSLDTLPVFFGAGQRGGVIFDAIFGFGAGAVARPADSKAVFAPIAQPTMVGIEDDEALLPRVRQSFEGYRLLREYFLMPERFHFARLNGLARSVRACTQVGMALEVVILFARQRPELAGVSASDFRLFATPLVNLFEHECNIVELRKGRSAHLVHADRTRPKDFEIFRLQRVHDAAVEGPQASLSPLISVEARAESGHVYSTERRPRRPDTEEVRRGQTRSSYSGDDFYITVARPAGMPKVAPITQLDIRALCTNRDLPILDDRPTLTLETGDPVQQVKLLGPMRRPRASLRASLPSGATDDRRMDDLTWRWIAQLSLNHLSLAIDDKDAEPLRAVIRLYADRGDPALTQHGDALIRVTSRAVVDRLEIRGPLCFAHGTEITLDINEALLTGGSQLLLSALLARLFSRQAAINSFVRTRTRLVQSQLEVVWPMTTGTRALI, from the coding sequence ATGGACCGGGTGTTCCTCGACTATTACGAAGAGGAATTGCAGCATATCCGATCGCTCGCGACCGAGTTCGCGGCGCTGCATCCCAATGTCGCGCGCAACCTGTCGATGGATGCGATCCCCTGCCCCGACCCCTATGTCGAGCGGCTGCTGGAGGGCGTGGCCTTCCTGGCGGCGCGCACCCGGCTAAAGGTCGATGCCGAATCCAGCCGCCATGTCCGCGACATGATCGACGCGCTTTACCCCGATCTGGCGGGGCCGGCGCCGGCGATGACGATTGCGGAATTTGCGCCCGGTCCGCAGGTCGATGTCATGCTGGACGGCCATGCCGTGCGCCGCGGCACCCGGCTGGTCTCGGCCCTACGCGAAGGCACGCGGACTCGCTGCACCTATACCACGGCGCAGGCGGTGCAGATGTGGCCCCTGCGGCTGGTCTCGGCGGATTACCTGCAGGACAAGGGCGCGCTGATGCAGGCCGGCCTGTCCGAACGGGTGGCCCGCACAGCCAATGCCGGGCTGCGGCTGAAGATCGCGCGCCGGGGCGTCGGCCCGCTGTCCGAGCTGTCGCTCGACACGCTGCCGGTCTTCTTCGGCGCGGGCCAGCGCGGCGGCGTGATCTTTGACGCGATCTTCGGTTTCGGCGCGGGGGCGGTGGCGCGGCCCGCCGACAGCAAGGCGGTCTTCGCCCCCATCGCTCAGCCCACCATGGTCGGCATCGAGGACGACGAGGCCTTGCTGCCCCGTGTGCGCCAGTCCTTCGAGGGCTATCGCCTGCTGCGCGAATATTTCCTGATGCCCGAGCGGTTCCATTTCGCCCGGCTGAACGGCCTCGCGCGCAGCGTGCGGGCCTGCACGCAGGTCGGCATGGCGCTGGAGGTGGTGATCCTTTTCGCGCGCCAGCGCCCGGAACTGGCGGGTGTTTCCGCCAGCGATTTCCGCCTGTTCGCAACGCCGCTGGTCAATCTCTTCGAGCATGAATGCAACATCGTCGAACTGCGCAAGGGCCGCTCGGCGCACCTGGTCCATGCCGACCGGACCCGCCCCAAGGATTTCGAGATTTTCCGCCTGCAGCGTGTCCATGATGCTGCCGTCGAGGGACCGCAGGCCAGCCTCTCGCCGCTGATCTCGGTCGAGGCGCGGGCCGAGAGCGGCCATGTCTACAGCACCGAGCGCCGCCCCCGCCGCCCCGATACCGAAGAGGTGCGGCGCGGGCAGACCCGGTCCAGCTATTCCGGCGATGATTTCTATATCACCGTGGCCCGTCCCGCCGGGATGCCGAAGGTGGCGCCGATCACCCAGCTGGATATCCGCGCGCTCTGCACCAATCGCGACCTGCCGATCCTCGACGACCGCCCGACCCTGACGCTGGAAACCGGCGATCCGGTCCAGCAGGTCAAGCTTCTGGGTCCGATGCGGCGGCCGCGCGCCTCGCTGCGTGCCAGCCTGCCCTCGGGCGCGACCGATGACCGTCGGATGGATGACCTGACCTGGCGCTGGATCGCGCAGCTGAGCCTCAACCACCTGTCGCTGGCCATCGATGACAAGGATGCCGAACCGCTGCGCGCCGTGATCCGGCTTTACGCCGACCGGGGCGATCCGGCGCTGACCCAGCATGGCGATGCGCTGATCCGCGTCACCTCGCGCGCCGTGGTCGACCGGCTCGAAATACGTGGTCCGCTGTGCTTCGCCCATGGCACCGAGATCACGCTGGATATCAACGAGGCGCTGCTGACCGGCGGAAGCCAGTTGTTGCTGTCGGCGCTGCTGGCGCGGTTGTTCAGCCGGCAGGCGGCGATCAATTCCTTTGTCCGCACCCGCACGCGGTTGGTTCAGTCACAATTGGAGGTGGTATGGCCGATGACGACCGGCACCCGCGCACTGATCTGA
- the tagH gene encoding type VI secretion system-associated FHA domain protein TagH, translated as MSVRLVIESSPHAQSVTERVFSGGRLVIGRSDDADWVLHDPDMYVSRQHCILTEQNGRVMATDASSTGLFIDNAANPVGTSKAVPIEPGMRLRMGDFVLRVEAVSGVTAGPAPRAPVTGGMVFDFSRREDEPLPPEPAPRPKDLPDPFGLSSSARSHERQRPPAPPKPLDQEDAFSLDLRRAFDQPAPAPSPSPTPARAAPQGTGGGYFDSPALAGTPPVAPAPPPVVPVETPAAAPDLFADWGRPREEAAADRTEAIEATPVLSAPPALAPEPELELEARPDPAPQVPEPAPARAPLDQSPSPQPQSTGGDAYEALLRGMGLDPAQFAGDPAQQAEQIGRSMRILVDGLMQQLRTRAMAKQRARVAQTIVAGANVNPLKFLATSDEVLASFLQPRGRSYLGPEEALNEAFRDLTDHQLRMWAALQTALRRMIDRFDPEQLEKAMADVGLLESLIAGGRSAKLWRLYEERYREIARSAEDQFLGEVGADFREAYESGRS; from the coding sequence ATGAGTGTAAGACTGGTCATAGAATCCTCGCCCCATGCCCAAAGCGTGACCGAGCGCGTCTTTTCCGGCGGGCGTCTGGTGATCGGGCGCAGCGACGATGCCGATTGGGTGCTGCACGATCCCGACATGTACGTCTCGCGCCAGCATTGCATCCTGACCGAGCAGAACGGCAGGGTGATGGCGACCGATGCCTCGAGCACCGGCCTCTTCATCGACAATGCCGCGAACCCCGTCGGCACCAGCAAGGCCGTGCCGATCGAGCCGGGAATGCGCCTGCGCATGGGCGATTTCGTCCTGAGGGTCGAGGCGGTCTCGGGCGTAACGGCGGGACCCGCACCGCGCGCGCCTGTAACCGGCGGCATGGTCTTCGATTTCAGCCGTCGCGAGGACGAGCCGCTGCCGCCAGAGCCGGCGCCCCGCCCGAAGGACCTGCCTGATCCCTTCGGCCTGTCGAGCAGCGCCCGCAGCCACGAACGCCAGCGCCCGCCCGCACCGCCGAAGCCGCTGGATCAGGAGGATGCCTTCAGCCTCGATCTGCGCCGGGCCTTCGACCAGCCGGCGCCAGCGCCTTCACCATCGCCGACACCCGCACGCGCCGCGCCGCAAGGGACGGGTGGCGGCTATTTCGACAGCCCGGCTTTGGCAGGCACGCCCCCTGTCGCCCCGGCTCCGCCCCCCGTCGTGCCGGTCGAGACCCCGGCCGCCGCGCCCGATCTCTTTGCCGATTGGGGCCGCCCGCGCGAGGAAGCGGCAGCCGACCGGACCGAGGCCATCGAGGCCACCCCGGTCCTTTCCGCGCCGCCCGCCCTTGCGCCGGAGCCAGAGCTGGAGCTTGAGGCGCGGCCCGACCCCGCGCCCCAGGTTCCAGAGCCGGCCCCTGCGCGCGCGCCTCTGGACCAGTCCCCATCCCCACAACCTCAAAGCACCGGCGGCGATGCCTACGAGGCGCTGCTGCGCGGCATGGGTCTGGACCCGGCGCAATTCGCCGGCGATCCGGCGCAGCAGGCCGAGCAGATCGGCCGGTCGATGCGGATTCTGGTCGACGGGCTGATGCAGCAATTGCGGACCCGCGCGATGGCCAAGCAGCGGGCACGGGTGGCGCAGACCATCGTTGCCGGGGCCAATGTCAATCCGCTGAAATTCCTCGCCACGTCCGACGAGGTTCTGGCCAGTTTCCTGCAGCCGCGCGGCCGCAGCTACCTGGGCCCCGAGGAGGCACTAAACGAGGCCTTCCGTGACCTGACCGACCATCAGCTGCGCATGTGGGCCGCCTTGCAGACCGCCCTGCGCCGGATGATCGACCGGTTCGATCCCGAGCAACTTGAAAAGGCGATGGCCGATGTCGGCCTTCTGGAAAGCCTGATCGCCGGTGGCCGCAGCGCCAAGCTGTGGCGCCTTTACGAAGAGCGCTATCGCGAGATCGCCCGCTCCGCCGAGGATCAATTCCTCGGCGAGGTCGGGGCCGATTTTCGCGAGGCCTATGAAAGTGGAAGGAGTTAG